Part of the Rissa tridactyla isolate bRisTri1 chromosome 3, bRisTri1.patW.cur.20221130, whole genome shotgun sequence genome, ctctcttttctttcaagCACTTGGGTGAAGTCCATTGAACTTTCCCAGGTCGTGCATCCAGCACAACGCCTCTACGCCCTTGCTGGGATATTTCTGAGGGCTGAGGGCACTACGGTGCTATTGATGCTCATCTCGCCATTCCAGAGCAGAATGGCTTCTTCGACCTCTAGTTATATGGTAACAAGGGGAAAATTTCCTGAAATTAGACTACTGCAGGAACTCTGGTTTTAGTCACAGCTGTCATCCGAGAAACAAATTTCCAGGCATTTTTAATCTAATTCACTTAATTTTTACGTAACTGAATTAGAAAATGTGATTAAGCATGGCAGAATCTTCGGCATCGAGCCTGCCTAACCTTTAGTGAAACATGAAACAGAGGAGAAACTTATTAGAAGTAAGAAGAAATGGTGAAACCGTCTGTATGGATTTGGTATAACCCTTACTTGTTGTACAACCTACAACCGTAGGAGGATTAGAGGCATAAAAGCTCAAGGGCggggggatggggagcagggaagaaaagaggataaTGACCTTTTCAGCTAAAATTCTTGCCGCGATTCTTTGGCAGGTATTTCAGGGCAGGCACTGTAAAGACACCGTGCGACGCTGAGAGGTGCTTGCCCGCCCGCGGGTCCCACGCCCACTTTCCCCGTGTCTCTTTCCCTGCTGCCCACGGAGCTCTTTGAGGCAGGGAAAACTCGAGGGCGAAAATAGAAGGCTTGAAACTACCTGATTCTCCCTTGCTGTGGCAGTGACTCCAGTCCAGAGGTCTGGGTTTGGGACACGTTAGCGGGAAGAGctgaccaccccccccccacaactTCCCGCGCACGGGGGTTTAACATGGGCTCCAGCCGCGCTCCCGGCGCTGATCCCTGGGATCAGCGGAACAACGATTACAAGCACCTACGGTGCTTAGGTGTGGAGCGTGATCCGTTTCCCACGAACACGTACAGTTTAAACGAAAAAGCAAAGACTGGTAAACACCCCGCCGCCCGCTAAAATCACGCTAAAGCCCGCGGAAAGATTTTGGTTTTCAGCCCGGttccctgcagcgctgcccccGAGTGTTCAAGCGCTGCGGCTTGTGCGAGCGGCGGCCCCTCCGACGGCACGCCCCGGGCGGGGACCCCCGGCAAAGGGACAGAGAGGGACCGGCTCAGCCTGAAAACACCGTCGAAGGGCTCGGGAAAGGAGCAACCTcggggccggggaaggggctTGGCGAGGAAGCACTCGGGGCGGGAGCGAAGAGCCCCGGGGGGCGCAGCCACCTCCCCTCCCGGCTGCCCCGGGTGCGGGCGGGGGGTCGCGGTGCGGTGTGCCCGCCGCAGTCCCCGCCAGCCGCCTGCTCTCCTGCTTTGCCAGGCGGAACCACGCTGCCGACGGGGCCCTGTTCCCCGCAAAACTAACTCATTAATATAAATCAAATAACGGCGGGGGGGGtcgtggggtggtggtggggggaagtgtgtgtggggggaagaggTAGGGTGCGCGGCTGCTCATGAATTAAATACAAGTCTCTGACTGTCCTGAACATAGCGACCGTCCCCTTGGGAAGGGTGACGTCTCCCCAGTAACGTGATTGCTTCTTCGGAAGCAGAAACGTGTAAACGCTATAAAacgcggcggcgcggcgggcagcTCAGAGCGTGCGGCGGGACGGagctctcctcttcttcctcctcctccttctcctcatcctccgccgccgccccggcaTCCGCGCAGCGGGGCAGGGCGCAGGCCCCCAAGCAGCGCAGCGCAGCGCatcgctccgctccgcgcccgcccaGCCAGCCCCTCCGGCGAACTCGCGGCTCCGTGAGTAACTTCCCCTCCGCCGCAGCGGCAACTTCCCCGCGGATGAGGAGGGCGCGCcgctcccctctcctctccccttctcccctccccgaCCTGCAGGCACCGTCGGGTCGCGGAGAGCGGGTCTGACCGTCCGGGGCAACAGGGGAGGGACCTTTCTTTTTTACTGCTGAAAAAAGCACAGGTCGCTAAACCCCGGAGCTGCTGCCCCCGCGCACCGCGGCGGGACGGGGGTCGCCTTCGGGGGGTgccacctctccctgcccgccGGCGGCTCCCTCGCCGCGGCCACCCGGCTGCCGGCGGCGtctcccggtgccggtgccggtgcgggtTGCTCGGTGGCCGGTGGGCTTCGGGCGGGTCGGTGTGTGACGGCTGCGCTCTTCCCTCCGCAGGTGGCAGCCATGGAGCACCGCGGCGCCTCTCCGCGCCTCCTCGCCCTCGCCCTCCTCAGCGCCCTCTGCTGGCGGGCACGGGCGCTGCCCCCGCGGGGGGCCGCCTTCCCCGCCGTCCCGCGGTAAGGGCCGCtctccgctccgcgccgctccgcgccacGCGTCCCTACCTCCGCGCCCCGCCCGGGCTTGCCCTCCCCCGGGAGGCCGAGGGGGTGTCCCGCTGCGCTTTTCCGACAAGCGCACGGTGCGGCGCGCCCCGTCGGGGAGTGTGTGCTGGGGAGCTGGCGGGCGCGCATCGCCGCGCTTGAGACTTCGGCCAGGCGTGcggggccgagcccagccgagcctGTCCTCCAAAAGCTCCCCGGGACACGATCGCACCCTCAGAGGCACCAGCAGCCAACCTGGCTGGCGGTGACCACCGTGGATGTAggtggcgggggggttggaatctttaaggtcccttccagttcgaaccattctatgattctgtgtgtgtTAAAATGTGATCCGCTCCGTGTCCATCAAAACAGCCTCGGCTTCTCTTGCGGGAAAGCTCCTTTATCCCCGAAGCTCAGCTAGGCGGACACATATTTTGAAAGAGCAGAGACATACAcggggaaaacaaaacacattaaaaattccTAAATCATGAACAAGGGGAAGTGGTCCGTATGGACTGATAAGTAGGTTTTGTCCTGCTGCGTGCTCTGAATTGTTAAAGTTGTTATTAGTTGTCTAACTAAAGTAAATCAGGTGGCAGAAAGGTATGTTTTACATTTAGACGGGAGGAACATAAAGTGTAAAAAGACCAAAGGAAAACAGTATAGCAAAACAGCAGTGACTGATTTTCAAAAGGTGTGACTTGAGTTGCTTTATTTTATGCAATActacttgtggttttttttaccaGACAGAAGTCTCACATGCCTCAGATATATAAGAAGTACTAATAGCTACAATGACTGTAAAATTACAAGGACTATCCAGCCTATCCTAGCTTTAGTATGTGATTTTTGCAGAGCATCCCATGCAGGGGCTTACTATAGCCACGGGTGCCTGTTGTCTGCCACAGAACATAACAGCAGCTGAAAGAGACGTTTGATGCCAAACTACTGCTATGCAGTCAGATTGCCCTTGATAAAATATGACACATCATAAGAAACGTCAGTTTATGAAAATATGAGGTAACTGTAAATCGGTTTATATAGAGCAATTGCCgtgatacattttaaaagattagATGCGAACATTTTTTAACTTGCAACTAGCAAATTAGTTTAAACATGAGAGAACGAAAACATGTAGACATACATGACTGCACTTCATATTTAGTTTGAAGCTCTTGAGGGTGTATTTACTTTCTTCAGAGAAGGCCTAAGAACAGTTTCATAGTGCATTTCAATGCACATTCTAGGTTTTAATTAGAAGGTAAGTCCTTCACGGGAACTGTTTGCACTTTGCATGGGTGGAGGCTGGTAATTCCATCcatcatttatataaaatatggtTGTTATGAAAAGCTTCATGGTTGTCACTTGAGGTGTAATTGCCATACATTATGCACTGTTCACTGGAATAAATTGAGTGCAATGACAACATATATCGAGAAAATATGCATTAGAGAGAATGATCTGTTATGTCGATTACTCTACTCTATTACTGAGCATGGATTATATCTGAAAGTGATTTGTATTTTAGCTAGGCTACTTTAGAATACCTTACAGATTGAAGTGGGTAGATGTGGATTTTGACACAAACCAGAATGTAAGTTGCAGTGAAGTGTTGTGTGTCTTCAGCTAACTGTACTTTACATGGTTTCCTTCTCCAACAGATTGGGAAACAGAATGCCATTTGATGGAGCCAGTGAACCTGACCATGCCCACGGGTCATTAAAGTCTGAATCAGACATTTTGCAGAACACACTacctgaaaatgagaaattctATCTTGATCTGTCCAGAAT contains:
- the VIP gene encoding VIP peptides produces the protein MEHRGASPRLLALALLSALCWRARALPPRGAAFPAVPRLGNRMPFDGASEPDHAHGSLKSESDILQNTLPENEKFYLDLSRIIDSSQDSPVKRHSDAVFTDNYSRFRKQMAVKKYLNSVLTGKRSQEELNPAKLRDEAELLEPSFSENYDSVDELLSHLPLDL